AAATGCTTGTACACATGTTGCATCGTTTCTTCTATACATTACAATTTCACTTAGGGACATCAACATGTTgctataatattgattttatggaGCCTTAATgtggtataaaataattttgatacgtAAACAAAgtctcacaaatttttaaattgcaaggaTTATTTAATTCGTATTGATTCTGTTAATCAagtgttaaaatatttcaaagaaaaCTCATCATTTATCCGATGGAGGATTAAAACGAAAGAATTGCAAAAAGCAAAGTATTCCACTATTGCATTGGCGATTGAACCAATATCTCATCCttcttacaaaataatttaacaagaaataattaattactttctCTGACATACTGCACAAAACCATATCAGTTGTTTACAGGCAAACATTTCCGTctcactgttttcaaaatcAACATCGTTTGCAATCTGCTATTAATATCTGTGGAGACACTGATTCCCTCTTTATTAAACGGAAATATATTTGAGTTAAATTTAACATCGACATGCTAGCTTTCATAAAAGCACTTTGCTTCTCAATGTTTTATCATTCaggaaaaaatgaaaagaatgtTCACACATGTTGGATGTTCAGAAACGATGAGGATATAATTTGGTTATAATtggggacgtagtgatttgaggatgtaggaatttggggacgtagtgatttgaggatgtaggaatttgggaatgtcgagatttggggatatagcaattcagggatgtaggaatttggaaatgtagagatttggggatgtaggaatttgggaatgtcgagatttggtgatgtaggaatttgggaatgtggagaatttgggaatatcgagatttgggaatatagcaatttagggatgtaccgatttggggacgtagcaatttgggaatgtaggaatttggtaatgtagaaatttggagatgtagaaatttggtaatgtagagatttggggatgtaggaatttgggaatatggagaatttgggaatatcgagatttggggatataacaatttagggatgtaccgatttgggaacgtagcgatttggaaatgtaggaatttggtaatgtagagatttggaaatgtagaaatttggtaatgtagagattttgggatgtaggaatttgggtcgtagcgatttagggatgCAGCGATTTAGGTatgttagaatttgggaatagagggatttggagatgtagagattagAAAATGTAGATATTCAGGATTGTAGGTATTCGAGAttgtagaaattcggaaatatagaaatttggaagtatagaaATTCAACAATGTAGGGATTCTACCCTAACCAACTGCACCGTAGCTCTCCTACGTCAGcctcctcacgcgccaactcaggGGTTGACATCAGTACACTCGACAACTTGTAACGaacaaatatgtataatttttaaccTGTTTTCCAAAACTGGACTTCTAAGTCGGCACGATAAAGGTGAACATAAAACGGCGAGAAATCATCTCGGCGTGTCTCGACGCACAACTTCGTCGCCGCATTCTAGTTAATACACGTTCATTTAACGATCTCTCGCTCGCTAATTAGGTTCTGCTGCGGCGAAGCTGATTGAACGAGACACGAATCCATGAAGGTTGCAGACAACGGAACAAGAGAGACGAGGGTGATATTTGTGGCATTCGGGTGTCACGTTGGCCCACACTTTCGATTCACATCGCGATGCTTCTTCTTCTCCGGGATCATCCACGAGAGAAAACGATCGATTACGTTTCCGTTAATTGACGGGAATAATTGGGACACGAGAGCTACCTCGACGCGAATAAATCGATCAATTGACGAGTAGAAACGCGATATCGGTGCTACCTACGATACGATATTGGACCTTCGAGTTTCCGTTCCGTTTCTCGTCTGCTCTTATCGAAGTCTCGAATCGAATATCGAGACAGACCCGTTCCGAAAATAATCTTATTTAAATTCGATTGTCCGATACAGATGGTCCAAAGGTTTACAAGAAAAATCGGCTCGATACTGACTCGCGTAATCGTAATTTATCTTCTAGGAAAAGACAAAGAAAAGTATTGACATAGGTTAGGCACAGAGAGCGAGTGATCGATTGGAAAAAGTATTTAATTCAAATCTTCCGATTGAACTATCTTTCAATCGACTTTGATCGAGATGACGAAAACGCTTTTTCCATTCGTACCACCTGGAAGTTTAATTTATGTGTACATAATCTTTACGACTGAACATGATTCACTTCGATACACTTCTTTGAGGTCCGTTCACATTTGCAGACATTAAACATGCAGAGTATTCatacatttttctcattttccctTATGATTAATTATGCTTGTTCCTTATGTGTAATCAGTACGTAACATACGTAATATCTTTCACGGTACAGTATATTTGTGCctgacaaaaatatttaacacgtgTTTTCATTCATTAGCAAGAGAGTGGTGTGCAGAGTCTTTTAACTTAAAGTCAAGAATCATTCAGACACTACCAAATGTTATAAGAATAACTCATTGAAATTTGCGACAAATTCGCTGAAGTAGATTTTTAGAAAAGTGATTGAAAACATAAAGTATCGATGGTCTACGTATACCAAAGAACTTCATACATCAAAGAGGtatattgttcaaatttttattctaaacaCTTTTACAAGGAGGTAATTCATTCTATCCACTGATCAAAAACTTATCACAAATATAAGGATATTGCTTTAAATATAAGGATACGaatttgtaaaagaaaatgtgaaaatattgaatttaattgTGAAGGAAATATCAAAAGTATGGGATCCATCGTCGTGGGTTTTTTTCAACGTCTGCATATATGAATGGACCTGAAGATGTACACAGACGAGTTTAATGTAACGTGTAACATATTGTATAATGTGACAGTCCTCTGACAAACGACGGAGGCCACCTACGCAGCAAATTTTATCATTCTACGAGTATCTTCATCCAGGATTCccaatttatatttcataaaatctaTGGTACAGCAAAATTAGTTTTTTAACTTTGATTGATATCTCCAAAAGTATGCATGGGAAATTTAATTGCCAATATTTCGTGAACCGAAATTTATTATGATAAAAAGAGATtcgtaattgaaataaattgatgTAATCCGTTCAACCGGTTTAATCCATTTTCCCTAATTAAAATGGATCATTgcgacaatattaaaatataatactgcagaattttcaaatgaatGTCTGAGGAATGGTACAAGGTAAAATAGCGACTACATTTTACGGTACACGTTTGGACTGCAGCGCTTGCTTTGTTCGCGAACGGAAAGAATTTTCAGTTCGATTCAAACGAACGATTCACGTTACATCACACTCGAATGTATACGCCCTTTAGAATTGTCGACACTGTGCTTTTCAAAGTTCTCAAAGAGTGAAATTTTAAACGATTCACACGGGTCAAATTGTTACAAATATACGTTCAAATACACCGTGGAAGAGAtctattaattgtttataagtGCACTGTTTGTGACAAACGATTCAGAAGTTTCTTTGacgaaaaaattaataaatgtttgtatACGAGGGAATTTTAACTAAAACAACTATAATCGAAACTTTCTACAGAACAGTCACGCTATATGGCACGCTGTGTGAAATTCAGACGTCTTCACTtctcaaattaaattaagaaaGTTTATACTTTTTTAGTTTAAGAAGTTATACATTttagattgaaatttttattgaaaatagaaaattgaagattgaaaattttttaatttagaaatttttcgaatttcttaagttaatttgaaaatctgaaattgtTAAGTTTTCAGTGATAGATCGTTCGAGTTCTACATTGCTCGCTTTCTTCGCAAATTTCTTAGAACCAGCCCGGGTCACATAGCGAGACTACTGAATTAATAAAAGGGAATTATATACTACAGTcgaaaaatgaaatacaatatatttgtgataattcaTAACTCGTTCAAATAGAAGACACGTGGAACTTaacgaatttattaaaaatgagttcgtcatttaataatatcattgcaatttaattaaaagaaaaatacattATATTGGTATGTGTCGCGTACAGAAAATGATAAAGGTAAGTGTAcgagataaaataatttccatccgATTAAAAACCAATTAAGTGAACAAACCGATCAAATTTGACAcgttaaaatcatgcaatgaatCAACACAAACGTACAAGTGATCTGACGAAATTGTACAAACagattataaaatgtataaaaatatcctGGAAAGTGGACCCGATTGAAGCTCCGACTCGAACACGACACAGTATCTTCTCGATAACAAATGTTCCATGAATTTCCAACGAAAAGTACATTTTTCTAGGACATTGAACAAATCTCTTCGCGCGGTTTCGACGGGGAAAATCGAACAAGCATTACGCGGAATGCAAAAGGCAGCTCGCGCGGACGCAGGATGTTTCTTCCCGCTCTACGATCGCCGTAGAAAACGAAGAAATCGcccaaaaaataatgaaaaaaaaaatacgtggtTTTGGGCCGGTGAAGACGATAACGTAAGACTAGACTTCAACAATACATGCGGCACATAATCGCCGTACAGACACACTGCTGGtggagtataaaaatataaacatctAAGAAATGAAAAAACGAGACGCCATTACGCAGAGAACTGATTGTGTGTCGAGGATGGACCAACTAATCGCGAAGGGTCTTCTACATTAGGCTAGCACACACGTTCCTATTTCTCCGCGAATATCGCCGAACACGCGTTCCAAGGCCGTGGACAGATTTGTCGATCCATTAAAAATTTAGCCTTTTGGGACAGTTACTTTCGTTATAGCAGATCGCCGCCATTATGATGCTATTAGGTCGTCTAGGAAGTTCGCATATCCCGATTTTATTGCGTGCTTAGTGCAGAATTAATTAGTTGACTTGAAGGGACTTATGCTAATTAATTTTAGGGATGATGGCATGAAAGGAGGGTTTATATCTTCACTCGAGGAAACTACGTAATATTCATTTGTATAGCCAATGTAATACTTCATGAATGAAAATTAGTTTCTTCTGAATTACTCTTtgtatcaatattttcaaaattaggaTTTGAAAGATTATTTTCTTCCATTTGATTTTTCACGTGTACTTTaagatttacatattttaaaccTTCAAGTCAGtgaatatttttagtttataaatttagatctttcaaattttcagatttggtgATGCATTCCAAAGAAGCTCTTTTCACTTCTTCCGATCCTACAACTCCATTTAAATCTACATAGCTAAATTTGAATGTGCTCGAAAAATTAAACGAAGTACAGTAAACTCTCCTTAAATTGCCAATCGATATATCGCCAAATAACTCTGCCATCGCACAAAAATTCACAATGGCTGCCAAAAACCGTACTGGCagtcaaacttcaaaaatcaaACTtccatgcaatataacaagagtttatTGTACCACAAAAAAGAGACAATTATCATCTTCAAAGAAactgatttataaaaaatattgaactttattatttgaaaacacGAACGTTTCTGACGACCTAATACATGACAAACAAACCGACAAAAGGTTCGAAGCGATTATTATTTTGTTCGTCAATAAACGATGGCTCGATTACCTATTTGCAGCCTTTAAATCAGAGGAAGACACCTTCTTACGAGGAATTAGTTTATTCAACATTTATCTAAATTTTTGACAGATCAACAAAATCATTTTCCGTGCGAGTCGCGTTTCAGAAACGATATTCGTCCCTTTGTTCGCGTACACGAATATTGTTCGCTTCCGTACCTCCGTTCTTTGTATTCCTGTTTAATTTCATCAGGGGAGATCATAGATGAGAAATGAACTTTCGACACGACGCGTTCGTCTAGATTCGTACAATTTTCTATCAGCGCCTGCTTCTCTGTCGTTTATAGTTTTTTTCCGTTATCTTTTTCGATCTTCcttcaattatatatttataattatttatatacgtTATACTCTCGTCTCGATGGGAGTTGCATACTTTTCTTTCACGTCTTTGTATACATTTGCGTCttgcatatatttatatatatatattttttgtgtgtatatatatatgtatgtataataacgaacAACATTAAGGATTATTCATTAGGCTATTCTTTTAATtggacaataaataaaatagtctATATACCGTGTCTTCTGTTCCTCTATTTTTTCAGGCCGTCCATTTGATTTCTCTTCTCTTTCTCGTTCATATACCttcctatttttttttctttcctctcTATTTGTATCTTTCGCTTGACACTCGTCGAAACGTTTAGTCTCAACATGCAAAAATCGCATTGTtcacaattttctttttatcatttcactctctctctctctctctttcacaCGGGCTCTCTTTCACTCTTTCATTCACGCTACTCTCGGAACGGAGATCGATAATTAGgagcaatatacatatatttggtATTTGCCACCTGTTCGACAGTTTGGCTTCGATGCGAACGTTAATTACACTCACACATTCTCTGGCTACATTTGGAAACAGCTAATCGACATACTACACGCACGTGCTATGAGACATCATTTTgagttttattcaaatattcgagAGACTTTCCTTGTCAATTTTTCCTAACATCGGATACTACTAGGTTCTTCGACGCGAACAGACTTTTGTGCGAACTCTCTTTGCCCTTTTCGTCGAAGAGGAAGCTTCTCGATATGGCGATGCACCATCGCGTTCAATCGCTGCCCGGAAAACGATCGAATTTCCTCGAGTttctcataaaaaaaaaaagaagaaatttccTCGAGTCGTTTGCAGACAAAATGTTACATGAAAAGAGGATTGCCACGATCTCGTGATGCTCGAGGGATCGCGTGGTCTCGATCAACCGGAAAGTCTCGTCAGAAATTCCTTTACGAAGAACATGTATCGCGCCAGATCGAGCCGAATAACGTTTTCGATCTTGGTCTGAGAACGTCGTCGACGAAGTCTAGCCAGCCGAAAGAACATAAAACCGCTCCTGCAACGCGTCACTCGACATCCTCCCTGTTCGGACTAGCTTCCCCGGATTTCCAACGTCACGAAAACGATCACCTTTACTGTCAGCCTTCGTCAAACGATCTTTGGCTCCGTCTCCATTTTCCTCCGTAACCGTTTTAACCGCTGCAACACAAGAAATTCTCAGCCAGCCACCTGTGCAGGCCCGACAACTGTTTCTCGGATGAGTCCTCGACCACTAGGCCGTATCACTTGATTTCCTCCCGGCTTGGCGAACGCGGAGGATGCGAGGATAACGGAGTCTCTGACACTTGTCTCTTCGGTCGAAAGCTCGCCGTCAACGAGGAGATCCACCCGCTGGGTGATTGAGAGGTCTGATCGTGCAGGGAGTCGCTGTTGCTGTTGCTCCTAGTGCTGTCGATGCTCATGCCGGACTTAAATCGCGACAACAAACCCGGCGAGGACTTCTTGGACGTGGCTGGCGAAGAAAACGTCGGCTTCTTCTGAGATTTCGTCGAGTCTTTGCACAGCATCGAGTCGAGACTGCCCGTGTGAGCACGTTCCTCTGCTTTCTTTGGCTCCAACGAACCCAGCATCACGCTCTCCGTCTGCTTCGTCATCTTCGAGATGTCCTCCATGCTCGCCGAGCTTCTTCTGATCTCCACCTTGCCTATGTCCCCCTGCACACTCTCTCTGGACGACCGCGTTTCCTTCACGATGATCTCGGGCTTCTGGTTCTTCGCTCGCACTTCGATCTCACCGAACTCGATGTCCAGACTCGACTGATCCTTTACCTCCTTCAGACTCTGCGATTTGCCTTCGGGGTTCGAGAAATTTCGTCTGTGCTCCGACAAGGAGGTCTCGCACGTGGCACCCGGTAAAGCTTCCAGGGAGGTAGACGACCTCTTCTCCTTGGCAAACACCGTTCTCCAGCTTTTGTTCTTGCAATCGGTCGATTTCCTCACTTTTGGCAGCGTCATAGCCCGCTTGTCCACCGAGGACAATTCCACTACCGTCGCTATAGCCTTTCCCTCTCTGACTGACGTTTTCAGCAAGTTGCATCGCTTGCAAATGGGCAGGGAATTATTGTGTCTGGAAGAAGTGGCTGTGGCCGCGTTGCTCACCGAGTTACTCTTGTTCAGGGTCTTCGTCAAGTGTTTAGTTGACTTTTGCGGGGGCGGTTCTTTCGAGTCGAAGCTGATGCTCAGACGGTCCGTGAAGTTTCTCAGTCTGGAGAAGATGGATTTGTGGTTGTTGGAGCCGGTTTTGTCGTCGCAGCAACAACGGAGCACGACCGATTCTCTTTGAACCTCTTTGCGACTAGACCTGACCTCCTGATCGTTCTCCGTTAGACTGCTTGTCTTTTTCAGGTTATTCCTCGGCTGTGTTTCCACCACCACGTTACCATTTCCCTCGACTAGCTTTCGTTCGTTCAATTTCGAGTCTTTGTCGTCCTTCTCCAGCTCCTCCACGATTCTCGTTCCCTCTGCCGATCTTGCGCTGACCGGTGAACTCAGATCGCTGCCGAGATTCTCCGCTTTACTTCGTCTTCTTTCGTGCTCTCTGACGGCCCTGGCCAGGTCGTGATTATGATAATCTAGCGAAGATTTCTCGCGACTACCCTTCCGACTACCCGGGTAGCTTTTCCTACCTGTTGGCGGACCGGTTATCGTGCCCTCGGTTGAGATCTTGAACTTCAATGCCTTCTCGCTCACTTCCACCTCCGTGGCTGTCTCTGGATCCGAGCTTTCGAGGTTTTCAGCGTCCTCACCGGTTAGATTCTCCGTGATGTCTTCGTCCGTGGATCGTGATCGCGAATGAATCGTGCCGGCGGAACGTTTCGAGCGCATACTGTGCGAAGAGGTGGATTTGACGACCGTCGACGTACCATTGCCACCGGGAGTCGTTGTGGTCGGT
Above is a window of Megachile rotundata isolate GNS110a chromosome 1, iyMegRotu1, whole genome shotgun sequence DNA encoding:
- the Pde9 gene encoding phosphodiesterase 9 isoform X2 — its product is MKRKVREKFLNICDVSVSSNVREWLRSPAFDARQWEDEELLLMLQTMFIELDLPQKFNIPLPILRNFLYEVYNNYNEVPFHNFRHCFCVAQMMYAIAWAVDLPSRIGDLEVFILIVSCICHDLDHPGYNNIYQINARTELALRYNDISPLENHHCSVAFRVLEAPECNILASLDNTTYRIVREGIIRCILATDMARHNEILAQFTDIIPEFDYTNKAHINLLSMILIKVADISNEARPMEVAEPWLDRLLQEFFKQSDAEKLEGLPVTPFMDRDKVTKPSSQVSFIGLVLLPLFEALGELLPELQSLIVQPVREALEYYRRLNEAAKDERHHRKSVADLGESTPTTTTPGGNGTSTVVKSTSSHSMRSKRSAGTIHSRSRSTDEDITENLTGEDAENLESSDPETATEVEVSEKALKFKISTEGTITGPPTGRKSYPGSRKGSREKSSLDYHNHDLARAVREHERRRSKAENLGSDLSSPVSARSAEGTRIVEELEKDDKDSKLNERKLVEGNGNVVVETQPRNNLKKTSSLTENDQEVRSSRKEVQRESVVLRCCCDDKTGSNNHKSIFSRLRNFTDRLSISFDSKEPPPQKSTKHLTKTLNKSNSVSNAATATSSRHNNSLPICKRCNLLKTSVREGKAIATVVELSSVDKRAMTLPKVRKSTDCKNKSWRTVFAKEKRSSTSLEALPGATCETSLSEHRRNFSNPEGKSQSLKEVKDQSSLDIEFGEIEVRAKNQKPEIIVKETRSSRESVQGDIGKVEIRRSSASMEDISKMTKQTESVMLGSLEPKKAEERAHTGSLDSMLCKDSTKSQKKPTFSSPATSKKSSPGLLSRFKSGMSIDSTRSNSNSDSLHDQTSQSPSGWISSLTASFRPKRQVSETPLSSHPPRSPSREEIK
- the Pde9 gene encoding phosphodiesterase 9 isoform X1 codes for the protein MDLEARNGTGGNDEEYTNIYFIVGGRRDTVTYKADQVTDMELKELFRNAAEAGPLDIVKLREGDKLLNISTSLPANTPDSPYVLQIVGAHPASSGVIEAEVLWALERRVAALERQLREHQEALYASPSFALRELKRQVDSFKNKLEHNDQLSWLSFYKQLPEPIYADSCRRLQYRRKSDSMKRKVREKFLNICDVSVSSNVREWLRSPAFDARQWEDEELLLMLQTMFIELDLPQKFNIPLPILRNFLYEVYNNYNEVPFHNFRHCFCVAQMMYAIAWAVDLPSRIGDLEVFILIVSCICHDLDHPGYNNIYQINARTELALRYNDISPLENHHCSVAFRVLEAPECNILASLDNTTYRIVREGIIRCILATDMARHNEILAQFTDIIPEFDYTNKAHINLLSMILIKVADISNEARPMEVAEPWLDRLLQEFFKQSDAEKLEGLPVTPFMDRDKVTKPSSQVSFIGLVLLPLFEALGELLPELQSLIVQPVREALEYYRRLNEAAKDERHHRKSVADLGESTPTTTTPGGNGTSTVVKSTSSHSMRSKRSAGTIHSRSRSTDEDITENLTGEDAENLESSDPETATEVEVSEKALKFKISTEGTITGPPTGRKSYPGSRKGSREKSSLDYHNHDLARAVREHERRRSKAENLGSDLSSPVSARSAEGTRIVEELEKDDKDSKLNERKLVEGNGNVVVETQPRNNLKKTSSLTENDQEVRSSRKEVQRESVVLRCCCDDKTGSNNHKSIFSRLRNFTDRLSISFDSKEPPPQKSTKHLTKTLNKSNSVSNAATATSSRHNNSLPICKRCNLLKTSVREGKAIATVVELSSVDKRAMTLPKVRKSTDCKNKSWRTVFAKEKRSSTSLEALPGATCETSLSEHRRNFSNPEGKSQSLKEVKDQSSLDIEFGEIEVRAKNQKPEIIVKETRSSRESVQGDIGKVEIRRSSASMEDISKMTKQTESVMLGSLEPKKAEERAHTGSLDSMLCKDSTKSQKKPTFSSPATSKKSSPGLLSRFKSGMSIDSTRSNSNSDSLHDQTSQSPSGWISSLTASFRPKRQVSETPLSSHPPRSPSREEIK